Below is a window of Yimella sp. cx-51 DNA.
GTTCGGGGTGAGGTCGAGCCACTTGGCGAGCGCGTTGCCGATCTCGACGTCGAAGCCGGCGAGCTTGCCTGCGCTCTCGTAGAAGTTGAACGGGCGGTACTGGCCGCTCATGGCGAAGGTGAGCTTGCCTTCGGAGACCAGCTTGTATCCGTCCTTGCCGCCGCCCTCTTCGGTGCCGCAACCGGTCAGCAGGAGGCCGGTCGAACTCAAGCCTCCGATCAGGAGTGTGCGTCGCGAGAGTTCCATGATTCCTCCACTAGATCGATCGATCGATAGTTGGAAGTATGATCCAGATCACAGGGCCTGCGGTGGTTTGCGCGCGAAGGAGTTTCAGATGCGGATTGACCTCGTACTGCGCCACGCCGACCTCCTCGACCCAGTCGAGGGACGCCGTGACGATGTCGACATCCTGATCTGGCGAGGGCGCATTCTCGATGTGTTGCCGGGTGGCACCGGCCCTTCGGCCGACGTTGAAGTTGATCTGCGAGGGCGTTGTGTCACAGCGGGATTCATCGACGCGCACAACCACATGGCGTGGTACGGACTGTCGTTGGCCGAGATCGATCTGAGTGGTGCACGCAGCGTTTCGGAAGTGGCCGCATTGGTGTCAGGCCGGGCATCGCAGCTCGATGCCGAACAAGTCGTCATCGGTGCGGGGTACGACCACAACGACATCGGTGGTCACCCTGATCGGCACATCCTGGAGGAGGCCGTGCCCGGCCGTCAGGTGTGGCTGAAGCATCGTTCCGGCCACATGGGCGTGGCCAGTTCGGCCCTGCTGCAGCGGATCGGGGTCTTCGACGGGGTGGCCGCACCCGAAGGCGGCCGGATCGTCCTTGGCGAGGACGGCACTCCCACCGGTCTGCTCCAGGAGCAGGCGCAAAACTTGGTCTCCGCGCACTTGACGCCCGTGCCACTGGCCGTGTTGTCCGACGCGCTGGTCGCCGCAGGTGAGCGTTATGCGGCCGAGGGCCTCGTGCACGTCACCGAGTGCGGCATGGGTGCCGGCTGGCTCGGGCAGTCACCCGTCGAACTCGCCGCCTATCAGCGGGCTGGTCGGGCTCTACGGGTGCGCTGTCAGTTGATGCCCGCAGTTCACGCGCTCCACTCGCTCTCTGCCGATCCGTCGGACGACATGACTCTCGGTCTCGACCTCGGGATCGCTACCGGGTTCGGGGACGACCGCTTGCGGCTCGGCGCGGTCAAGATCTGGCTCGACGGATCCCTGATCGGACGCACCGCCGCAATGACGCAGGACTACTGCGGCTGTTCGGACAATCGCGGCTTCCTGCAGGACGACCCCGAGGTGATGCGCACCCAGATCAGTGCGGCACATGCCGCCGGGTGGAATGTCGCTGCGCACGCCATCGGCGATGCCGCGATGGACTTCGCGCTCGAAGTGTTCGAGCAGGCGCAAGCCGCCCACCCTCGTCCGCAGGCTCGACACCGCATCGAACACGCTGCGCTGACCAGCCCGGAGCAGGTCGCGCGAATGGCCGCGTTGGGTCTGAGTGCCGTCCCGCAGATGCGCTTCCTGTACGAGATGGGCGACGCGTTTCTTGAAACGCTCGGCGAGCACCGCATGCCCTGGCTCTACCGCCACCGAAGTCTGCTGGACGCTGGTTGCCGCGTTGTCGGCAGCAGCGACCGGCCCGTCTCCAACGGAGCCCCACTCCTTGGAATGGCCTCCATGGTCGAACGTCGCACCGCCTCGGGGCGCGTGCTCAGCCCCGACGAGCGGGTTGATGCCATGACTGCGCTGCGGGCGTACACGGTGCACGCTGCCTGGATGGCCGGCGAGGAAGCCGAATTGGGACGTGTAGCAACAGGACTCCGCGCCGACCTGGTGATCCTCGACCGTGACATCAGCAGGGCCGACGGCGAATTGCTCGCTCATACCAAGGTGCTCGCCACGCTGAGTGATGGTCTCGCCACGTACGACAGCTGCCTCGGTCTGCCGCAGTGGTGAAGGCGCGACGACGCATGAAGGCGCGACGACGCATGAAGGCGCGGCTGCCCGTGCAGTTGCCCGCGCGCGAAGGCCGCACGGTGTTCGTCTCGACCGAACGCTGAGGGCGGCCTCAGCTACGCCACAGTTCGTCGGCAGGTGAGCTCGCGCTCACTTATCGCTGAACAACCACGGGGTGATCCGATACGCGATCGCGGCGAGTTCCGGGCGCACCTTCTCTGCAACTCGGTCATCGACGCCGTTCCCTCCGAGCCCAACGCAAGGTGCAGGGCAGTGACGGTCGCGAAGACATTGCCGGGCCACGCAGGTTGCCGACCGCTCGGGGGCTTCGAGTCGTAGTCGTCCAAGGCCGAGTTCACAGTGTCGAGCCAGGTCGTCGATTCGCTGACATCGATTCCTCGTAGGACTTCGAGTACTGCGCGCGCGGACGCGTGCGGTTTCCTGGTCGACCCACGCTTAGTCGTGGACCAGTCGGTAGGCAATGGGTTGGAGGACCTCGCTGGGGGTCGCGGCGCCTACCTTCGCGCTCGAGCCCAGGAAATCGGCGCCGTGGGCGACGGCGTGCAGCCAGCCCAGTTCGTCGTCGTATCCGCGGGTGTCGCCTCGCGCACGTACCAATCGGCCACCGCATCGAAGGCCGCGCGATCACGATCGCCGGCTTCGGTGAGCCAGGCCAATACCAGTGGCGCGAAGGTGCGCGCCTGCACCTGGGCGGGACGCGATATTGACGACCGCACTTGACCGAATGACGGCGTGGTCATCCTTGAAGCGACCGGCCTCGATGCCCTCGGCCAACTCCTGGTACGCCCATCCGTCACGGACCTGGGGATCCGGTGAAGCCATGCCTTTGAGCAATTCGTCAAGAGAGTGACTCATGTGGCCCGATGGCATCTGCCGGACGAGTGGTCTGGGCGGATGTGGGCTGGCAGCTGACGCGGCTGCGGAGGGCGTGCACGGATGGATCAGGGCGGGCTAGGTGGTGGAGCCACGGTCGAGTGGTCTGGTCGAGGGCGAGCACACGTCCGGGCTTGTGGCAAGGGCGGGCGGACGCCCTGTGCATAAGTCTGCGTTTCGGTCGTCTTGTGGATACCCGCGGGTAGTCCAATTCCGCTGTGGGCGAACGAGATTCACGCATCTGAACCCTTCCACTTGATATCGAACATGTGTACGATCGGGGTATCGAACAGGGGACCGCTGGGGAGGGGGCGAGGCGCGCATGAGCATCGGTCATGTCGGGTCGCGTGATGACTCCTACCCGGGTGAAGCGGCTGAGTGCGCGGACGCGGTGCAATCGGTGGTGGGTGATGTGCGCCGGCTTGCTCAGATCTCGTCGAATCTGACTGATGTGGAGTTGACTGCTGCCGCGCGGGCGTTGGCGGTGGTGATGCAGCAGGCCGAAGCGGCTCTGGTGGCGGTGACCTCGGATGCGATCGAGCGGGGCGCGGTGTACCGGTCGACAGCGGCGGACGCGTGCCAGTGGGTGCAACGCCTGTCGACCGGTGAGCCCGTCGCCGCTCTGGTCGGTGCTGAAACAGCCTCTCTTGCAGGGCCTCCGGTGCCGGCTGCCACCGAAGCCGAGAGCGCCGGTGTCGAGGGCGATGATTCTCAGGGAGGCGGTCTGTCTGCGGGCGGGATGGAACCGGCGCATGCCTCGCGGGTGGCGAAGCTGGCGGACGCGTGCTTGGTGCCGGCGAACCGGGTACTGCGTGACGCAGTGACCACAGGGGCGGTGAACACCAGCGTCGCCAAGACCGCGTTGGATCACACGCCACGCGTGGCGGCCGTGCTGGATGGTGCGGAGCGTGATCAGATTTTCGGGTGGTACCTCTCGCTCGACCCGGGCGCCGGATCAAAGCAGGTGCGTGAACTGACCAAGCGGATCATCGCCGAGTACGGCGAAGACCAGCTCGATGCTGATGAGGACACGCAACAGCGGTACGAATCGTTGTCCTGGTCTGAACTCCCGGACGGGATGGTGCGGTTGATCGCGGATTTGTCGCAGGATCACGCGGAGCAGGTCAAGCACGCGATCGGGGCGTTGTCGGCACCCGCACCAGCGTCGGACTGTTGCGACGATGTGTTCCACCGTCATGACGTCGGGGCGAGGCCCACGGGTACGGCGGATGTGCGGGTGCCGGGCAAGCGCCGCGCGGACGCGTTACTGAAGCTGATCACCATGGGCGCTGCCGCGGTGGATGACGATGGACGGGTGCGGACGTTCGGATCGGCTCGGATTGTGGTCACGATCGATTTCGATGCGTTGGCGAAAGCAGTGGCTGGGCTCGGTGTTTCGCAGGGTGGGGTGGGTATCACCCCGGAGACGGTGCGACAACTCGCGTGTGATGCGGAGATCATCCCGATGGTCCTCGGCTCCACATCGCAACCTTTGGATGTGGGCCGGCGCAAACGCCTGGTCGACAAAGAGTTACGCCTGGCGGTGATGCAGCGTGATCGGCACTGCACCTTTGATGGGTGTGATCGTCCGCCGGTGATGTGCGAGGTGCACCATGTCGTGTCGTGGTGGGCCGGCGGGGTGACGAGTTTGTTGAATTCGGCGTTGCTGTGCGGCACGCATCACCGCATCGTGCACCGCGACGACCTCACGGCAACCGTTACCGGTGAGCGCGTGACCTGGCAACACGCCAAAGCCGCCAAGGTGGCGTGAGCGAGGGTGACGGGAGATCGAGGTTCACCGTGGTGCGCCTCAACCGTGCGGTGGCGGTCACCTCGCTGGGCTATGAGCTGGACAGGCTGACCTCTCAGCTGCACGAGCCGGAGGTGGATGCTCGCGCGAGCCCGTTTGAGCCGGGGCAGTCCGGGCTGACGGCCGGCGTGATGAGCCTGACGGTGCATCCGCTGACACGAGCGGCGGGAGCAGCAGCCCAGATGCCTCAGCAGCAAGCGAGTCAGCGCGCCTGGGCTCGGAGCCGGCGGAAACGTCCGGCCATTCGCACCACCAGTGCCACGACGACGGCGCCCAGCGCGAGCACCGCGAACGCGAACTGGTCCGGAGTGAACACGTACTTGTCGTTCCAGGCGACTGGTTGGTGAGCCTCGTCCGTCGCAGCGCGACCAAACGTGAAGTCGCTGACCACCTGCGTCGACGGCTTGTTGAAGCTCTGCTCGATCACCGTCAGGTAAGGCGCCTTCGCAACTGCGGTACGGAGCGGTGCTGTCACGTAGCCGGAGCGGGTGCGCATATCTGCTGCGAACCTGGTTTCTGCCGTAGTGGTGCGGGCGGAAGCGTCCGTGCGGCGCACTCGGTGATCACTGAGGACGTACGTCGTCACGGTCGGGCGAGTGGTTGCGGCACGTGAAAGCTGCATCGGGTAGACGAAGGTCTTGTCGGGATAACTCATAGTGACCGGCGGGATCGCACCGTCAAGTTCCTTGCCCTCGGCGGTCAGTTGCATCGCAACGAACGCCCAACCCCGAGCCACGTATTGATCGAGGATCTTCTGCACAGCGGGGCGTACGACATAGCCGCGAGCGGTGAGCCATTGCCGCAGCGATGCCGGATCACCGGCGCGAAGTGTGGTGGCGCGCAGGGGTCCGAGGTCGACGCTCGAGAGTTCCTGCACCCCACTCGATGCTTCGGTGCTGGTCTCCGCGGCGCCCGACCCCACCCCGCTGTCAGGGCGCCCGACGAGGTGCCAGCGGTCCTTCTTCGTCGGGCGTGTGGCGCGATCGAGGGCGAGGAAGGTGTCTTCGTGAGCGAGCGAAACCGTCGCCGGCGCAGGTGTGGGTACGACGAGGCCGGCGTCCTCGACCTTCGAGCGCACCAACAGACTCATCGTCACGTCCGTCCGGTCATTCGCGTGGACGACGAGAGCCTTCTCCGTCGGCACGGTGAGGGTCGATCCCTCACGAGCGAACATGCCACCGCAGGCACATGCGTCGGCAGACGGGAGTGCGACGAAACTCATCACTGCGGCCATCACGGCAGTCAGCAGCAACTGAATCCGGCGACCGGTCCATGCGTTCATCCTCGCCCCCGTAGGCTCGCAGTCGTGACCTCTGATGTGACCCACGACTCATCCGGCATGTCGTACGGCGACTACCTCGACCTCGACACTCTCCTGGACGCCCAGCACACCCGGGCGGTTCCGCCGCAGCACGACGAACTGCTGTTCATCATTCAGCACCAAACCAGTGAGCTCTGGTTCAAATTGGTCATTCACGAACTGCGGTCGGCCCGTGAGCTCATCGAGGCCGACGACCTGAGCCCGGCGTTGAAGCGGCTGGCTCGGGTGAAGCACATCCAGGCCACACTCAGCGAGCAGTGGACCGTCCTCGCCACGCTGACGCCGAGCGAGTACGCCCAGTTCCGGAGGTTCCTCGCAACCTCCAGTGGTTTCCAGTCGCTGCAGTACCGCATCGTCGAATTCATGCTCGGCAACAAGAACCCCGACATGGTGCGCGTCTTCGACGGCCGCCCTGAGGCCATCGCGCAACTCGAGGAGGAGTTGCACCGGCCGAGCCTGTACGACGTCTTTCTGCAATTGCTGGCCCGGCGCGGTCTGCCCGTGCCGCAAGAGCTGCTGGAGCGCGACTGGTCGCAGCCGTACCGCGGCAACGAGGCGCTGGTGGACGTTTTTGCCACGGTCTACTCCGACCCGGAGAAGTACTGGGACATCTACGAGGCCTGTGAAGAACTCGTCGACCTGGAGGACAACTTCCAGCTCTGGCGGTTCCGTCACCTGAAGACCGTCGAACGCATCATCGGCATGGGGCGAGGCACGGGCGGGAGTGCGGGCGTGCCGTTCCTCCGACGCGCGCTCGAGCTCACGTTCTTCCCCGAGCTGTACGCCGTCCGGGGCCGCATCGCCGAAGGGACAATCGGCTCATGAGTGACGCATTCGAGCAGCGAGCCATCGAACTCGACGCCGCCGACCCGCTACGCCAGTACCTGGACGAATTCGTGCCGGCGCGCGACAGGGCGCTGACCGCCTACCTCGACGGCAATTCGCTGGGACGTCCCACCAAGGCGGCCGCGGACGGTCTTGCGGAGTTGGTCTCCAACGGCTGGGGGAGCGACCTGATCCGCGGCTGGACCGACGGCGACAGCCCATGGATGCAGTGGCCGGAAACGGTCGGCGATCTCATCGGTCGAG
It encodes the following:
- a CDS encoding amidohydrolase, which produces MRIDLVLRHADLLDPVEGRRDDVDILIWRGRILDVLPGGTGPSADVEVDLRGRCVTAGFIDAHNHMAWYGLSLAEIDLSGARSVSEVAALVSGRASQLDAEQVVIGAGYDHNDIGGHPDRHILEEAVPGRQVWLKHRSGHMGVASSALLQRIGVFDGVAAPEGGRIVLGEDGTPTGLLQEQAQNLVSAHLTPVPLAVLSDALVAAGERYAAEGLVHVTECGMGAGWLGQSPVELAAYQRAGRALRVRCQLMPAVHALHSLSADPSDDMTLGLDLGIATGFGDDRLRLGAVKIWLDGSLIGRTAAMTQDYCGCSDNRGFLQDDPEVMRTQISAAHAAGWNVAAHAIGDAAMDFALEVFEQAQAAHPRPQARHRIEHAALTSPEQVARMAALGLSAVPQMRFLYEMGDAFLETLGEHRMPWLYRHRSLLDAGCRVVGSSDRPVSNGAPLLGMASMVERRTASGRVLSPDERVDAMTALRAYTVHAAWMAGEEAELGRVATGLRADLVILDRDISRADGELLAHTKVLATLSDGLATYDSCLGLPQW
- a CDS encoding DUF2785 domain-containing protein; this encodes MVRARGDTRGYDDELGWLHAVAHGADFLGSSAKVGAATPSEVLQPIAYRLVHD
- a CDS encoding HNH endonuclease signature motif containing protein, coding for MAAVLDGAERDQIFGWYLSLDPGAGSKQVRELTKRIIAEYGEDQLDADEDTQQRYESLSWSELPDGMVRLIADLSQDHAEQVKHAIGALSAPAPASDCCDDVFHRHDVGARPTGTADVRVPGKRRADALLKLITMGAAAVDDDGRVRTFGSARIVVTIDFDALAKAVAGLGVSQGGVGITPETVRQLACDAEIIPMVLGSTSQPLDVGRRKRLVDKELRLAVMQRDRHCTFDGCDRPPVMCEVHHVVSWWAGGVTSLLNSALLCGTHHRIVHRDDLTATVTGERVTWQHAKAAKVA
- a CDS encoding DUF2330 domain-containing protein, translating into MNAWTGRRIQLLLTAVMAAVMSFVALPSADACACGGMFAREGSTLTVPTEKALVVHANDRTDVTMSLLVRSKVEDAGLVVPTPAPATVSLAHEDTFLALDRATRPTKKDRWHLVGRPDSGVGSGAAETSTEASSGVQELSSVDLGPLRATTLRAGDPASLRQWLTARGYVVRPAVQKILDQYVARGWAFVAMQLTAEGKELDGAIPPVTMSYPDKTFVYPMQLSRAATTRPTVTTYVLSDHRVRRTDASARTTTAETRFAADMRTRSGYVTAPLRTAVAKAPYLTVIEQSFNKPSTQVVSDFTFGRAATDEAHQPVAWNDKYVFTPDQFAFAVLALGAVVVALVVRMAGRFRRLRAQAR
- the kynA gene encoding tryptophan 2,3-dioxygenase produces the protein MTSDVTHDSSGMSYGDYLDLDTLLDAQHTRAVPPQHDELLFIIQHQTSELWFKLVIHELRSARELIEADDLSPALKRLARVKHIQATLSEQWTVLATLTPSEYAQFRRFLATSSGFQSLQYRIVEFMLGNKNPDMVRVFDGRPEAIAQLEEELHRPSLYDVFLQLLARRGLPVPQELLERDWSQPYRGNEALVDVFATVYSDPEKYWDIYEACEELVDLEDNFQLWRFRHLKTVERIIGMGRGTGGSAGVPFLRRALELTFFPELYAVRGRIAEGTIGS